GCTGCTTCCAGTCCTTCCCACAGGGATCTTCTGCTTGATCACCCAAACCGGAAGGACCATTATGTCCTAGAAAAATAATCGTTTCCGAAGAGGCTTGGGCCGCAGCATTGGCAATCTGGGCGGTGGACTCTGCAAAATTGTTGACACCAAAGCGGTCGCGATAAAATCCGGCACAGCGCCAGTCGGGGCCGCCCCAGCTAAACGGTCGCCCCCCCACAACGCTGAGATCAAGCTGGGGAAAAGTACGGTGGGTATAGCCCACATGGGCCTCGGCGAGCAGGTCTAACTGCTGCTGAACCCAATCTTCCTTGCTGCGATCGTAGGGACAATTTTTGGTCCCCCAGGGTGTAGCCGTATACCAGGCATCATGGTTGCCAAAGGAGGCAGCATAGGGCAGTTCTAACATGGAGACGGCCTGGACCACGTCCACCGCTTCATTGCCAAAATCCCCCACAAACAGCACTAAATCGACGCCGAGCTGAGCCAACGCCCTAGGATCCGCTTCATCCCAAGCGTCATGAATATCCCCAATCACAGCAATTTTGATGGATGGAGAACTAGGGAGAGAAGTAGAGAGTGGCTCAGTCATTCATATGAGTTTAGTCTTGGATATATTCTTGGTCCTGGGCTAGGGCAATTTCGGCCCGGATAAACTCACGGCCCAAATAGGCCGCGTGATCGAGCTTGGTTACCAGGCAAGTTTGCGGCTCTTCAAAAATTGCAATACAGAGTTCCTTGGCCGTCTTAGCGCGGAACTTGGCATCGGGCTTGCGTTCCACCTTGCCTCGACAGGATAAGGGTTCTCCCGTATCTGGGTCGACGGCTAAGCCTTTGTCATCAATGTCATTGGCATAGTGATCCGCACAAATGGCTGGGGCTTGCCGATCGAGATAAATCAAAAAGTAGCCACCGGGATCTAAAGCAATAAAGCGTTGAGATAACTGGTTATTAATGGCAGCTTGATCGCTAACAATGGTGTTCATGAACTAAAAGCATCGAGTGGGTAGGATGCGACTCCAAGATCCAGTCTAGTACGTGAACTCCAATTAGGTGTATTGGTGGGGTTAGCTTTGGGCTTGCGACGTCATGGTGCCCGAGTAGACCAACCCTTTTTTCATATCTAACGTGAGGTGGGTGCCATCCCGAATCATCCGAGTTGCATTTTCAACCCCGACGATGACTGGAATTCGCAACCGCAGCCCTAATACGGCAGCGTGACTGTCCATACCGCCGACTTCAGTAATGATGCCAGCGGCTTTGCGAATGGCATCGACATGGCTAGCGTCAGTTTCCTTCGCGACTAAAATATCGCCCCGATTAAAGCCTTTAACGCCGTTGGATGCTGTAATGACCCGAGCTAAGCCACTCACAGAGCCATTGCCAATGCCAGTTCCCTGACCCATGACAGCAGTGACAATCTCGACTTTGATAAAGTCCGTGGACCCCGCGACCCCCTGGAGGGTGCCTGCAGTCACCACCACTAAGTCGCCTTCTTCCACTAAGCCTTTCTCCTGGGCCACATTGAGAGAGGCTTGTAGGGTTTCATCAATGGAGGGCAAATTGAGAACCAGCAACGGCTGTACACCCCAAACCATTTGCAGTTGACGAGCGACCTCTACATGGGGCGTCACAGCCAGAATGGGAATATTGGGCCGATATTTGGAAACGTTGCGTCCGGTCGATCCAGTTTTGGTAAAGGTGAGAATCGCTTTGGCTTTGAGCTGAGTGGCGATATGTCCAACGGCTTGGCTAATGGCACTGGGAATGGCAGTTTCTGAGGTGTCTAGGGCAGTACGATTTTGAATATTTTTCTCATAATCAATCCGCTCCGCGATTTTGGCCATGGTAGCCACCGCTTCCACAGGATAGTTGCCGACAGCGGCTTCATTGGACAGCATCACCGCATCAGTGCCGTCCAAAATGGCGTTGGCCACGTCAGAGACCTCTGCCCGCGTGGGTCTGGGGGAATTGACCATGCTATCCAGCATCTGCGTGGCCGTAATCACAGGAATGCCGAGACGGTTCGCCGTGGCAATCAACCGCTTTTGCAGAATCGGGACATCCTCCGCAGGCAGCTCAACCCCTAAGTCACCCCGAGCAATCATTACCCCATCACATAGGCTGAGAATCTCTTCCATCTGGGTGATGGCTTCATGTTTTTCGATCTTGGCAATGACTGGAGTGGATTTACCCGCGTTGGCGATGATTTCTTTGATCTCGATGACGTCGGCGGGGTTGCGGACAAAGCTCAGGGCAATCCAATCGACACCATGGGTTAGGCCAAATTGTAAATCTTCGCGATCTTTATCGGTCAGTGCCTTAACGGATAAATAAACCCCTGGGAAATTGACGCCTTTGGAGTCAGACAGCTTCCCTCCCACAACCACACGACAATGCAAGGTCTTAGAAACGGTATCTACGGACTCAACGACCATCTCCACGCGGCCATCATCCAGAAGAATTGTAGCGCCTACAGATACTTCATCGGCCAACTTGGAATATGTGACCATGCTGCTGGTTTGAGTGCCTGGGATGGTCTGGCTGGTAAGGGCAAAGGGATCACCATTTTTGAGGGTGATGGGGCCGTCCGCGAATTTACCAAGACGAATTTTAGGCCCTTGCAGGTCTTGCAGGATGGCAACGGGCTGGTTCATCTCATAGGACAGTTGCCGAATCAGACGAATGGATCGTAGATGATCGTCATGGGTGCCGTGGGAAAAGTTGAGTCGGAGGGTGGTGGCTCCTGCTTCTATGACCGCCCGCAGCATATCTGGTTTGGAGATGGCTGGCCCTACGGTGGCCACAATTTTAGTACGACGGTCGGTC
The genomic region above belongs to Acaryochloris sp. CCMEE 5410 and contains:
- a CDS encoding TIGR04168 family protein, which gives rise to MTEPLSTSLPSSPSIKIAVIGDIHDAWDEADPRALAQLGVDLVLFVGDFGNEAVDVVQAVSMLELPYAASFGNHDAWYTATPWGTKNCPYDRSKEDWVQQQLDLLAEAHVGYTHRTFPQLDLSVVGGRPFSWGGPDWRCAGFYRDRFGVNNFAESTAQIANAAAQASSETIIFLGHNGPSGLGDQAEDPCGKDWKQLGGDFGDPDLRDAIATTRTTGKRVPLVTFGHMHHNLRHTKAVQRKRLCVDAAGTVYLNAACVPRIIKTEQGLQRNFSLVTLQGHQVTDVQLVWVDADHHIASSETLYSKAAPPTEVIPTLVSSPSE
- a CDS encoding DUF4346 domain-containing protein — its product is MNTIVSDQAAINNQLSQRFIALDPGGYFLIYLDRQAPAICADHYANDIDDKGLAVDPDTGEPLSCRGKVERKPDAKFRAKTAKELCIAIFEEPQTCLVTKLDHAAYLGREFIRAEIALAQDQEYIQD
- the pyk gene encoding pyruvate kinase — protein: MSLPETDRRTKIVATVGPAISKPDMLRAVIEAGATTLRLNFSHGTHDDHLRSIRLIRQLSYEMNQPVAILQDLQGPKIRLGKFADGPITLKNGDPFALTSQTIPGTQTSSMVTYSKLADEVSVGATILLDDGRVEMVVESVDTVSKTLHCRVVVGGKLSDSKGVNFPGVYLSVKALTDKDREDLQFGLTHGVDWIALSFVRNPADVIEIKEIIANAGKSTPVIAKIEKHEAITQMEEILSLCDGVMIARGDLGVELPAEDVPILQKRLIATANRLGIPVITATQMLDSMVNSPRPTRAEVSDVANAILDGTDAVMLSNEAAVGNYPVEAVATMAKIAERIDYEKNIQNRTALDTSETAIPSAISQAVGHIATQLKAKAILTFTKTGSTGRNVSKYRPNIPILAVTPHVEVARQLQMVWGVQPLLVLNLPSIDETLQASLNVAQEKGLVEEGDLVVVTAGTLQGVAGSTDFIKVEIVTAVMGQGTGIGNGSVSGLARVITASNGVKGFNRGDILVAKETDASHVDAIRKAAGIITEVGGMDSHAAVLGLRLRIPVIVGVENATRMIRDGTHLTLDMKKGLVYSGTMTSQAQS